One stretch of Candidatus Effluviviaceae Genus I sp. DNA includes these proteins:
- the raiA gene encoding ribosome-associated translation inhibitor RaiA: MRIRVTSRHVEVDDALRAYVEEKTRGLSRYFDRVDEANVVLSAEGHRKVAALTVHASRATISSEQDGDDVRSAFDNALEKVQRQVRRHKARVRDHKHGVPTSDVAEELAGAPPSGVGIVPETLAAEPMTPEAAVAELSAASVGFLVFLNSETGKVNVLYRRDDGHYGLVEPGGSEGA; this comes from the coding sequence ATGAGGATCAGGGTGACATCCCGGCACGTTGAGGTGGACGACGCGCTCAGGGCGTACGTCGAGGAGAAGACGCGAGGCCTGAGCCGGTACTTCGACCGCGTTGACGAGGCGAACGTCGTGCTGTCGGCGGAAGGCCACAGGAAGGTCGCGGCCCTGACCGTGCACGCCTCGAGGGCGACCATCTCGAGCGAGCAGGACGGCGATGACGTTCGGAGCGCGTTCGACAACGCGCTGGAGAAGGTCCAGCGTCAGGTGAGGCGGCACAAGGCGCGCGTGCGCGACCACAAGCACGGGGTGCCGACGAGCGACGTCGCCGAGGAGCTCGCGGGCGCGCCCCCGAGCGGCGTCGGGATCGTCCCCGAGACGCTGGCGGCCGAGCCGATGACGCCGGAGGCCGCCGTGGCCGAGCTGAGCGCCGCGAGCGTCGGCTTCCTCGTCTTCCTGAACTCGGAGACCGGGAAGGTGAACGTGCTCTACCGTCGGGACGACGGGCACTACGGGCTCGTGGAGCCCGGGGGCTCGGAAGGCGCGTGA
- the ptsP gene encoding phosphoenolpyruvate--protein phosphotransferase, which translates to MIDPSRIGRCRFLEGIPASPGIAIGRVFVLDTERPRVDDVAVPPERIEDEVRKFTTALEETRGEIAHLRDGLAEDLGETRARIFDAHLMILDDAMVVDGTLRRIREQRASAAVALTQTIGQVTGAMERTRDEYLRDRVYDIKDIERRLLMRLLGRSAASLSELEEDVLIVAHDLGVTHTAAMRRERVIGFATEAGGRTSHAAIMARSMEIPAVVGLRNATQAVRQGEVAILDGMQGLLVYEYDDAVFDHYRERKRQHEEFERQLLSLKDYPAITRDGRTLELQANIEVPEEVHSAIAHGAAGIGLFRSEYLFLEPGHLPSEEDQFEAYASVAAAVAPSPVVVRTLDVGGDKLAPPGSGEREANPFLGWRGIRYSLSHTDLFMTQLRAILRASARGTVRVMFPMVSSLHEVRDAKQVLAAAREELQVRGEAFDPNMAVGIMVETPAAATIADSLASEVDFMSIGSNDLIQYSLAVDRGNDRVAYLYDQYHPAVLQLIAQTIRSAKRHRKWVGLCGEMAGDPLALLVLLGLGLDQLSTSPVMLPEIKSLVRSTSYAFARKVASRVLRLRTGADVRRYLEGVVKKQFPELSATEMIP; encoded by the coding sequence TTGATCGACCCTTCGCGCATCGGTCGTTGCAGGTTCCTCGAGGGCATCCCGGCGTCTCCCGGCATCGCCATCGGGCGGGTCTTCGTGCTCGACACCGAGCGCCCGCGCGTGGACGACGTCGCGGTGCCGCCCGAGCGGATCGAGGACGAGGTGCGGAAGTTCACGACCGCTCTCGAGGAGACGAGGGGCGAGATCGCGCACCTCCGGGACGGGCTGGCCGAGGACCTTGGAGAGACGCGCGCCCGGATCTTCGACGCGCATCTCATGATCCTGGACGACGCCATGGTCGTCGACGGGACGCTGCGGAGGATCCGTGAGCAGCGGGCCTCCGCTGCGGTCGCGCTCACGCAGACCATCGGCCAGGTCACGGGCGCGATGGAGAGGACGCGGGACGAGTACCTGCGTGACCGCGTCTACGACATCAAGGACATCGAGCGGCGCCTCCTCATGCGGCTCCTCGGACGGAGCGCCGCTTCGCTCTCGGAGCTTGAGGAGGACGTGCTGATCGTCGCGCACGACCTCGGCGTGACGCACACGGCCGCGATGCGGCGCGAGCGCGTGATCGGCTTTGCGACCGAGGCGGGAGGCAGGACGTCCCACGCGGCCATCATGGCGCGTTCGATGGAGATCCCCGCGGTCGTGGGGCTGCGGAACGCGACGCAGGCCGTGCGGCAGGGCGAGGTGGCGATCCTCGACGGCATGCAGGGCCTTCTCGTCTACGAGTACGACGACGCCGTGTTCGACCACTACCGCGAGCGCAAGCGCCAGCACGAGGAGTTCGAGCGGCAGCTGCTCTCCCTCAAGGACTACCCGGCGATCACCCGGGACGGACGGACGCTCGAGCTTCAGGCGAACATCGAGGTGCCTGAGGAGGTCCACTCGGCGATCGCGCACGGCGCCGCGGGCATCGGCCTCTTCAGATCGGAGTACCTCTTCCTGGAACCGGGGCACCTGCCGTCGGAGGAGGACCAGTTCGAGGCCTACGCGTCCGTGGCGGCGGCGGTGGCGCCGTCGCCGGTCGTCGTGAGGACGCTCGACGTGGGCGGCGACAAGCTCGCGCCGCCCGGAAGCGGCGAGCGCGAGGCGAACCCCTTCCTCGGCTGGCGCGGGATCCGCTACAGCTTGTCGCACACGGACCTGTTCATGACGCAGCTCCGGGCGATCCTCCGGGCGAGCGCCCGGGGGACCGTCCGCGTGATGTTCCCGATGGTGTCGTCGCTTCACGAGGTCCGCGACGCGAAGCAGGTGCTCGCGGCGGCGCGCGAGGAGCTCCAGGTGCGCGGCGAGGCGTTCGACCCGAACATGGCCGTCGGGATCATGGTGGAAACGCCGGCCGCAGCGACGATCGCGGACTCCCTGGCGAGCGAGGTCGACTTCATGAGCATCGGGTCGAACGACCTCATCCAGTACTCGCTCGCCGTGGACCGCGGCAACGACCGCGTCGCCTACCTGTACGACCAGTACCACCCCGCGGTGCTGCAGCTCATCGCGCAGACGATCCGCTCGGCCAAGAGACACCGGAAGTGGGTCGGTCTGTGCGGGGAGATGGCGGGGGACCCCCTGGCGCTCCTGGTGCTTCTCGGGCTGGGGTTGGACCAGCTTTCGACCAGCCCCGTGATGCTGCCGGAGATCAAGAGCCTCGTGCGGTCGACGAGCTACGCCTTCGCGAGGAAGGTGGCCTCGCGGGTGCTGCGGCTCCGAACGGGGGCCGACGTGCGCCGCTATCTCGAGGGCGTCGTGAAGAAGCAGTTCCCGGAACTGAGCGCCACGGAGATGATCCCATGA
- a CDS encoding HPr family phosphocarrier protein: MIERDVVLAGKHGLHARPAAEFVKLAGRFDSDVQLSKGDMTVDGKSIMGVMMLAAECGSTVTLRVKGPDEAAAAEALSAFLSSERPEE; the protein is encoded by the coding sequence GTGATCGAGCGTGATGTGGTTCTGGCCGGCAAGCACGGTCTCCATGCGCGGCCTGCCGCGGAGTTCGTGAAGCTCGCAGGCCGGTTCGACTCGGATGTCCAGCTCTCGAAGGGCGACATGACGGTGGACGGCAAGAGCATCATGGGTGTCATGATGCTGGCCGCCGAGTGCGGGAGCACCGTCACGCTGCGCGTCAAGGGGCCCGACGAGGCGGCTGCCGCCGAGGCGCTGTCGGCCTTCCTGTCGTCGGAGCGACCGGAGGAGTGA
- the hprK gene encoding HPr(Ser) kinase/phosphatase, protein MEGPNTAEIIRHLRSALDLSLVTEGVEWGAEITHRGTFSPGLLLAGFERRFAADRIQVLGDLELEYVESLDPDQRAAAFRRLCVSTVPLIVVADGRPVPPELVSAARERGVPVYSSGAHAARVAVDIGSYIAEVLAPSVAIHGTLVDVYGVGLLFTGKSGIGKSECALDLVANGHRLVADDLVKIVRTPQGYLVGSCSELLRHHMEIRGVGIIDLRAMFGVRATRQRKRVEVEVKLTTWSDVEDYDRLGFDQDATEILGVKIPQVVLPLVPGKNITVISEVIALDHLLRLGGVHTAREFGARLRDLADRQAMPDEADRSDDE, encoded by the coding sequence GTGGAGGGTCCGAACACCGCGGAGATCATCCGGCACCTGAGGAGCGCGCTCGATCTCAGCCTCGTGACCGAGGGAGTCGAGTGGGGGGCCGAGATCACGCACCGGGGCACGTTCAGCCCCGGGCTCCTGCTCGCCGGGTTCGAGCGGCGGTTCGCGGCGGACAGGATCCAGGTGCTCGGGGACCTTGAGCTCGAGTACGTGGAGTCGCTCGATCCGGATCAGCGGGCCGCAGCGTTCAGGAGGCTCTGCGTGTCGACGGTGCCCCTGATCGTCGTGGCGGACGGGCGTCCGGTCCCGCCAGAGCTCGTCAGCGCCGCGCGCGAGAGAGGGGTCCCCGTCTACTCGAGCGGCGCCCACGCGGCGAGGGTGGCCGTCGACATCGGGTCCTACATCGCCGAGGTGCTCGCGCCGTCCGTCGCCATCCACGGCACGCTCGTGGATGTGTACGGGGTCGGTCTTCTCTTCACGGGGAAGAGCGGCATCGGCAAGAGCGAGTGCGCGCTGGACCTGGTCGCCAACGGGCATCGCCTCGTCGCGGACGACCTCGTGAAGATCGTGCGGACGCCGCAGGGCTACCTCGTCGGCTCGTGCAGCGAGTTGCTCCGGCACCACATGGAGATCCGCGGCGTGGGGATCATCGACCTGCGCGCGATGTTCGGGGTCCGCGCGACCAGGCAGCGCAAGCGCGTCGAGGTCGAGGTCAAGCTGACGACGTGGTCGGACGTGGAGGACTACGACCGTTTGGGCTTCGACCAGGACGCCACGGAGATCCTGGGCGTGAAGATCCCGCAGGTCGTCCTGCCGCTCGTGCCGGGCAAGAACATCACGGTGATCTCCGAGGTCATCGCCCTCGACCACCTGCTGCGACTGGGCGGGGTCCACACGGCCCGCGAGTTCGGCGCGCGACTGAGAGACCTCGCCGATCGGCAGGCGATGCCCGACGAGGCGGACCGGAGCGACGACGAGTGA
- a CDS encoding PTS sugar transporter subunit IIC: MTNASSVGAIALLGGALGLDTTAALQVMVSEPLVAGTLAGAALGDAGTGAVIGGALQLVWAGALPVGAAPFPDAAPAAVGGAGGAILLARAGVPAATATAAGLFVALVAGMVGQRATGWLRDRNDGLARRAETRAAHGDARGVTSAVAVGLAARFATSGALALAAALALAAAAGPLGSLPARAGVSPLFWAAPLAVSVAVAAARCRLERWLLAAGLAAGAMAAVLS, translated from the coding sequence ATGACGAACGCCTCGTCGGTCGGCGCGATCGCCCTGCTCGGGGGCGCCCTCGGTCTGGACACGACGGCGGCCCTCCAGGTGATGGTGTCCGAGCCGCTCGTGGCGGGGACGCTCGCGGGCGCCGCGCTGGGAGACGCCGGGACCGGCGCGGTCATCGGGGGAGCGCTCCAGCTGGTGTGGGCGGGCGCGCTCCCCGTCGGCGCGGCCCCGTTCCCGGACGCCGCGCCCGCCGCGGTGGGCGGCGCAGGCGGCGCTATCCTCCTGGCCCGGGCGGGCGTGCCGGCCGCCACGGCGACGGCCGCAGGGCTCTTCGTCGCGCTTGTGGCGGGGATGGTCGGGCAACGGGCGACCGGCTGGCTCAGGGACCGGAATGACGGTCTGGCCCGCCGTGCGGAGACACGCGCGGCGCACGGTGATGCGCGGGGCGTGACATCGGCTGTGGCGGTGGGGCTGGCCGCGCGGTTCGCGACATCGGGCGCGCTTGCGCTCGCCGCCGCCCTCGCGCTGGCGGCGGCGGCCGGGCCGCTTGGGTCGCTCCCGGCGCGCGCAGGGGTCTCGCCCCTCTTCTGGGCCGCTCCGCTGGCCGTGTCCGTCGCCGTCGCGGCGGCCCGCTGTCGGCTCGAGCGGTGGCTTCTCGCCGCGGGGCTCGCGGCGGGGGCCATGGCAGCGGTCCTCTCGTGA
- a CDS encoding PTS sugar transporter subunit IIB: MPPTLELVRIDDRLIHGQVTVAWGTWLEPDRIVLANDEVAGTPWRRDLYAGFDTLGAAVSVVAVDALAAAMADGRWDGERMILIVESPTDLLRLIEQGVPVPAANVGGMHFAPGKRELLPYVYVDDGDIRAMRAIVGRGTSLFAQDVPQSGQVDLALLIAEPDPGPREDQRTGA, from the coding sequence GTGCCTCCAACGCTGGAACTCGTGCGCATCGACGACCGGCTGATCCACGGACAGGTGACCGTCGCCTGGGGGACGTGGCTCGAGCCGGACCGGATCGTGCTGGCGAACGACGAGGTCGCCGGGACGCCGTGGCGACGCGACCTCTACGCGGGGTTCGACACGCTCGGCGCCGCCGTCAGCGTGGTGGCCGTGGACGCGCTCGCGGCGGCGATGGCCGACGGGCGGTGGGACGGGGAGCGCATGATCCTCATCGTCGAGTCGCCGACCGATCTTCTGAGGCTCATCGAGCAGGGAGTCCCGGTGCCGGCCGCGAACGTCGGCGGGATGCACTTCGCGCCGGGGAAGCGGGAGCTCCTTCCGTACGTCTACGTGGACGACGGCGACATCCGCGCGATGAGGGCGATCGTCGGACGAGGCACGTCCCTCTTCGCTCAGGACGTTCCGCAGTCCGGGCAGGTCGATCTCGCCCTGCTGATCGCGGAGCCGGACCCGGGGCCGCGGGAGGACCAGCGCACCGGTGCATAG
- a CDS encoding PTS mannose/fructose/sorbose transporter family subunit IID, which translates to MTPESTRGAEGLRSGLAAAVIARSFLLQSVWNRRTMQSVGFCYAMLPVLGEKRADGAAAKAFLERHLGFFNTNPVLASYVLGAAAAAELGCSGRSEHEAEATKRALSGPLGMAGDALFWAALRPLGGFLGVVALLAGKPWAAAVPLVLYNAPHLLVRVRGVLAGAARGPAAAREVLGPGVRRTVAALRAACAFAAGFVAALAVARAAAGPRGVVAAGLACAAGLVALRLRVPLSAVAIAVVVVGTALAAAGVLGG; encoded by the coding sequence GTGACGCCGGAGAGCACTCGCGGTGCGGAAGGCCTCAGAAGCGGACTCGCGGCCGCGGTCATCGCGCGCTCGTTCCTGCTGCAGTCGGTCTGGAACAGGCGAACGATGCAGAGCGTGGGCTTCTGCTATGCCATGCTCCCGGTGCTCGGGGAGAAGCGCGCGGATGGCGCCGCAGCGAAGGCGTTCCTCGAGAGGCACCTGGGGTTCTTCAACACGAACCCGGTTCTGGCCTCGTACGTGCTCGGCGCGGCGGCGGCCGCCGAGCTCGGGTGTTCGGGGCGTTCCGAACACGAAGCGGAGGCTACGAAGCGGGCCCTTTCGGGACCGCTGGGCATGGCCGGCGACGCCCTCTTCTGGGCGGCGTTGAGGCCGCTCGGGGGGTTCCTTGGCGTCGTGGCCCTGCTTGCGGGGAAGCCCTGGGCGGCCGCCGTCCCGCTCGTCCTGTACAACGCGCCGCACCTTCTGGTGCGCGTTCGCGGGGTGCTCGCGGGCGCGGCGCGCGGGCCGGCGGCGGCCAGGGAGGTCCTCGGGCCGGGCGTAAGGCGGACCGTCGCCGCGCTGCGGGCCGCGTGCGCGTTCGCCGCCGGGTTCGTGGCCGCGCTCGCCGTCGCACGCGCCGCCGCCGGGCCGCGGGGTGTCGTCGCGGCCGGGCTCGCGTGCGCGGCGGGGCTCGTCGCGCTCCGGCTGCGGGTCCCGCTCTCGGCGGTGGCGATCGCGGTCGTGGTCGTCGGGACGGCGCTGGCCGCCGCAGGCGTGTTGGGAGGATAG
- a CDS encoding bifunctional phosphoglucose/phosphomannose isomerase — protein MMNLDDTGALRAGDPSGMLGHLEGFPEQLERALEIGRRATLTLSGRGARAVVVAGMGGSAIGGEIAAAHLAGSISVPMIVVRNYEMPAFVGADTVVVAASYSGNTEETLAAYRDAHARGARVLCVTTGGELAARAADDGHDVIAIPGGLPPRAALGYGLVPLLVSLARLGLSPDPGEDVADAVAVCRRSVAAHGAAAPAARNPAKEIAGWLCGGLPVIYGTTPRTAAAASRWCGQLAENSKVVAHRAEIPEMNHNEIVGWSGERPLCGSARVVFLGDPGDHPRNALRADFTRREVEAAGAAARVVTAAGATALGRLMSLVSLGDFVSVYLAALGGVDPTPVEPIGRLKSALGEAPAEPSSGRIS, from the coding sequence ATGATGAACCTCGATGACACGGGCGCCCTGCGTGCGGGCGACCCGAGCGGCATGCTCGGCCATCTCGAGGGGTTCCCCGAGCAGCTCGAGCGGGCTCTGGAGATCGGCCGGAGGGCGACGCTCACGCTGTCGGGACGCGGGGCGCGCGCGGTCGTTGTCGCCGGCATGGGCGGCTCGGCCATCGGCGGCGAGATCGCGGCCGCGCACCTGGCGGGCTCGATCTCGGTCCCGATGATCGTCGTGAGGAACTACGAGATGCCGGCCTTCGTCGGCGCCGACACGGTCGTCGTCGCCGCGAGCTACTCCGGGAACACCGAGGAGACGCTGGCCGCGTACCGTGACGCGCACGCGCGCGGGGCTCGCGTCCTCTGCGTGACCACGGGGGGCGAGCTCGCCGCCCGCGCGGCGGACGACGGCCACGACGTCATCGCGATCCCGGGGGGCCTGCCGCCGAGGGCGGCGCTCGGGTACGGCCTCGTTCCGTTGCTCGTTTCGCTCGCGCGTCTGGGGCTCTCGCCTGACCCCGGCGAGGACGTCGCCGACGCGGTGGCCGTCTGCCGCCGCTCGGTCGCCGCGCACGGGGCGGCGGCGCCGGCCGCGAGGAACCCCGCGAAGGAGATCGCGGGGTGGCTTTGCGGGGGCCTGCCGGTGATCTACGGCACCACGCCGCGGACGGCGGCCGCGGCGAGCCGGTGGTGCGGCCAGCTCGCGGAGAACTCGAAGGTCGTCGCGCACCGCGCCGAGATCCCCGAGATGAACCACAACGAGATCGTCGGCTGGAGCGGCGAGCGGCCGCTGTGCGGCTCGGCGCGCGTCGTGTTTCTGGGGGACCCCGGCGACCACCCGCGGAACGCGCTTCGGGCGGACTTCACGCGGCGCGAGGTCGAGGCCGCGGGCGCGGCCGCGCGCGTTGTCACCGCGGCGGGCGCGACGGCGCTGGGCAGGCTGATGTCGCTCGTCTCGCTGGGCGACTTCGTCAGCGTGTACCTGGCCGCGCTGGGGGGCGTGGACCCGACGCCCGTTGAGCCCATCGGCCGACTCAAGAGCGCTCTCGGCGAAGCCCCTGCGGAGCCCAGCTCCGGGAGGATCTCATGA
- a CDS encoding NTP transferase domain-containing protein, which translates to MKVIIPVAGMGTRLRPHTHTMPKALVRVAGKPILGHILDEIVPLGVREVVLVTGAMGERVRDYMAAAYPNLTPCYVHQEETRGIGHAIWLTRHCADDGPTLIVLGDTVVTADFHGLTGGSVTRIGVKEVANPQLFGVVEVDGDRVVSLVEKPDVPPSNLAIVGLYHIANTALLFECLSDLVEKDIRTKGEYQLTDALKMMLERGEEMKTFPVGGWHDCGRPETLLETNRFLLARSAANSVTIPGSIVIPPVSIDPTAVIERSVVGPYASIAAGAVIRDSIVRDSILNAEAKVEGSLLDRSLIGEHAVVRGYFQRLNVGDSSEIEIGG; encoded by the coding sequence ATGAAGGTCATCATCCCTGTCGCCGGCATGGGCACGAGGCTGCGGCCCCACACGCACACGATGCCCAAGGCCCTGGTCCGGGTCGCCGGCAAGCCCATTCTGGGGCACATCCTGGACGAGATCGTGCCGCTGGGCGTGCGCGAGGTCGTCCTGGTGACGGGCGCGATGGGGGAGCGCGTGCGGGACTACATGGCCGCGGCCTATCCGAATCTCACGCCGTGCTACGTGCATCAGGAGGAGACGCGGGGCATCGGGCACGCGATCTGGCTCACGCGGCACTGCGCGGACGACGGCCCGACGCTCATCGTTCTCGGCGACACGGTCGTGACGGCCGACTTCCACGGTCTGACCGGCGGGAGCGTCACGCGCATCGGCGTCAAGGAGGTCGCGAACCCGCAGCTCTTCGGCGTCGTCGAGGTGGACGGCGACCGCGTCGTGAGCCTCGTCGAGAAGCCGGACGTGCCGCCGAGCAACCTGGCCATCGTCGGCCTCTACCACATCGCCAACACCGCGCTCCTCTTCGAGTGCCTGAGCGACCTGGTGGAGAAGGACATCCGGACCAAGGGGGAGTATCAGCTGACCGACGCTCTCAAGATGATGCTCGAGCGAGGCGAGGAGATGAAGACGTTCCCCGTCGGCGGGTGGCACGACTGCGGACGCCCCGAGACGCTCCTTGAGACCAACAGGTTCCTGCTGGCCCGCTCGGCGGCGAACAGCGTGACCATCCCCGGGTCGATCGTCATACCGCCGGTCTCGATCGACCCGACGGCCGTCATCGAGCGGTCGGTCGTCGGTCCCTACGCGTCCATCGCGGCAGGCGCCGTCATCCGGGACTCCATCGTGCGCGACAGCATCCTCAACGCCGAGGCGAAGGTGGAGGGCAGCCTTCTCGACCGTTCGCTCATCGGCGAGCACGCCGTCGTGAGGGGTTACTTCCAGAGACTGAACGTGGGCGATTCGTCGGAGATCGAGATAGGCGGATGA
- a CDS encoding DUF1926 domain-containing protein, giving the protein MHSVTLILCIHNHQPVGNLPDVFERAYRDAYLPFLETLERHPAVKLALHNTGPLLEWYEERAPEYLDRVRALVARGQVEVLTGGFYEPILSAIPERDALGQVAMMSDYAERTFGARPRGMWLAERVWEPGLARVIAGAGVEYVPLDDYEFRLAGLSDDELTGSFVTEDEGAPLTLLPISKRLRYAIPFGPPDETLAVLRSLGERGGGLMALFGDDGEKFGVWPGTREHVYGDGWLEAFFTALERNASWLTTATLAEFVDREPPRGRVYLPAASYPEMMEWALPTPARRSYERLLRKVGEQGALDEWGPFLSGGTWKGFIAKYDESNRMVRKMMRVSGKVSAAARALERSRGGAGATPDPSERRPAVGAEEIDAARRELWRGQCNCAYWHGIFGGLYLPHLRAAVYRHLIRAENVVDRARGTRWDAAEATDHDLDGDEEVLLESHWANVYVAPAKGGAIFEIDARGSEANVLGTMSRYEEAYHDLLARADDTPAQGVANIHDAVRAKEKGLARLAAPDARPRRSAVDRFVPVDLCGAADLDPEQDDIGSLAGTRYRFELARTDGAVGAVMTACGTVEQAQGATPVKIAKAVWLEPDRRVRVTHGVSAEGPIEAAFVSEWNLAFLTGHPDYVFLEEADGERKSLAEPIVLAARGPIRIVDRLSSHALTLTATPAALFRLSPLETVSQSEGGFERVHQGVTVLACWPMSLRPGAASEVEIALGVSPEGA; this is encoded by the coding sequence GTGCATAGCGTCACGCTCATCCTCTGCATCCACAACCACCAGCCGGTGGGGAATCTCCCGGACGTCTTCGAACGGGCGTACCGCGACGCCTATCTGCCGTTTCTCGAGACGCTGGAACGGCACCCGGCGGTCAAGCTCGCGCTTCACAACACGGGGCCGCTGCTCGAGTGGTACGAGGAGCGGGCGCCGGAGTACCTCGATCGCGTCCGCGCGCTCGTCGCCCGGGGGCAGGTCGAGGTGCTGACGGGGGGATTCTACGAGCCGATCCTGTCGGCGATCCCGGAACGGGACGCCCTCGGCCAGGTCGCGATGATGAGCGACTACGCGGAGCGGACCTTCGGCGCGCGACCGCGGGGCATGTGGCTGGCGGAGCGCGTGTGGGAGCCCGGGCTCGCGAGGGTCATCGCCGGCGCGGGCGTGGAGTACGTGCCCCTGGACGACTACGAGTTCCGACTCGCCGGGCTCTCCGACGACGAGCTCACCGGGAGCTTCGTCACCGAAGACGAGGGGGCGCCGCTTACGCTCCTTCCCATCAGCAAGAGGCTGCGATACGCCATTCCGTTCGGGCCGCCCGATGAGACACTGGCGGTCCTGCGCTCGCTCGGGGAGCGCGGCGGCGGTCTCATGGCGCTCTTCGGGGACGACGGCGAGAAGTTCGGCGTGTGGCCGGGAACCCGCGAGCACGTCTACGGCGACGGATGGCTCGAGGCCTTCTTCACGGCGCTCGAAAGGAACGCGTCGTGGCTCACGACGGCGACCCTCGCGGAGTTCGTCGACCGCGAGCCGCCGCGCGGGAGGGTCTATCTGCCCGCGGCCTCGTACCCCGAGATGATGGAGTGGGCGCTGCCGACGCCCGCCAGGCGAAGCTACGAGCGGCTTCTCAGGAAGGTCGGGGAGCAGGGCGCTCTCGACGAGTGGGGACCGTTCCTGAGCGGGGGCACCTGGAAGGGGTTCATCGCCAAGTACGACGAGTCGAACCGCATGGTCCGGAAGATGATGCGCGTGAGCGGGAAGGTCTCGGCCGCGGCGAGGGCGCTCGAGCGCTCGCGGGGCGGCGCCGGAGCGACTCCCGACCCGTCGGAGCGGCGTCCGGCCGTCGGCGCCGAGGAGATCGACGCCGCGAGGCGAGAGCTCTGGCGCGGGCAGTGCAACTGCGCGTACTGGCACGGGATCTTCGGCGGGCTCTACCTTCCGCATCTGCGGGCGGCCGTGTACCGCCATCTCATCAGGGCCGAGAACGTCGTGGACAGGGCTCGCGGCACGCGGTGGGACGCGGCGGAGGCGACGGACCACGACCTTGACGGCGACGAGGAGGTGCTGCTCGAGTCGCACTGGGCGAACGTCTACGTCGCTCCCGCGAAGGGAGGAGCGATCTTCGAGATCGACGCCCGCGGGAGCGAGGCGAACGTCCTCGGGACCATGTCGCGTTACGAGGAGGCCTACCACGACCTCCTCGCCCGGGCGGACGACACGCCGGCTCAGGGCGTCGCGAACATCCACGACGCCGTCCGAGCCAAGGAGAAGGGCCTCGCGCGGCTCGCCGCGCCCGACGCGCGGCCGCGCCGGTCGGCGGTGGACAGGTTCGTGCCCGTGGACCTCTGCGGGGCGGCGGATCTCGACCCGGAGCAGGACGACATCGGCTCGCTCGCGGGCACCCGCTACCGCTTCGAGCTCGCGCGGACCGACGGGGCCGTCGGGGCGGTGATGACCGCGTGCGGCACCGTGGAGCAGGCGCAGGGCGCGACGCCGGTGAAGATCGCGAAGGCCGTGTGGCTCGAGCCGGACCGCCGGGTCCGCGTGACGCACGGGGTGTCGGCCGAAGGGCCCATCGAGGCGGCGTTCGTGTCGGAGTGGAATCTGGCGTTCCTCACGGGGCATCCGGACTACGTGTTCCTGGAAGAGGCCGACGGCGAGCGGAAGAGCCTCGCCGAGCCGATCGTGCTCGCGGCGAGAGGCCCCATCCGGATCGTCGATCGGCTGTCGTCGCACGCTCTCACGCTCACGGCAACGCCTGCTGCGCTCTTCCGGCTGTCGCCGCTCGAGACGGTCTCCCAGTCGGAGGGCGGCTTCGAGCGCGTGCACCAGGGCGTCACGGTCCTCGCGTGCTGGCCGATGTCGCTCAGGCCCGGCGCGGCGTCGGAGGTGGAGATCGCACTCGGCGTGTCGCCGGAGGGAGCCTGA